Proteins encoded together in one Lathyrus oleraceus cultivar Zhongwan6 chromosome 5, CAAS_Psat_ZW6_1.0, whole genome shotgun sequence window:
- the LOC127081234 gene encoding uncharacterized protein LOC127081234: MICSNRSDKTGSNWLDRLRSIKGIPTGDDIDLDSFLLRLTTHSPQPRPIKPPRRRPTVTHDPPLTAILTQLFNPGATHSITSKKCPRKQTNPKIFIASSSTTINNAPTTTGGDAVVEVEDRCVEENDGAEDLKGFTRSEVTVIDTSCPGWKVDKLVFRKNSVWKVRERKSKTKLFAKKKSKTTHDLDIHGTGNSKNNVVNMGGAKPVKKLKVINA; this comes from the coding sequence ATGATCTGCTCAAACCGGTCCGACAAAACCGGTTCAAACTGGCTCGACCGTCTTCGATCCATTAAAGGCATCCCAACCGGCGACGACATTGACCTCGACTCCTTCCTCCTCAGACTAACCACCCATTCTCCTCAACCCCGCCCCATTAAACCGCCGCGACGCCGTCCAACCGTTACCCACGACCCACCGTTAACCGCTATCCTCACTCAGCTCTTCAATCCTGGCGCCACCCACTCTATAACATCTAAGAAATGTCCTAGGAAACAAACGAACCCTAAAATCTTCATCGCATCTTCCTCCACCACCATCAACAATGCTCCCACCACCACCGGAGGCGATGCAGTGGTTGAAGTAGAAGATCGATGCGTGGAAGAGAACGACGGTGCGGAAGATTTGAAGGGTTTCACGAGAAGCGAGGTTACGGTTATAGACACTAGTTGCCCAGGGTGGAAGGTTGATAAATTGGTTTTCAGAAAGAATAGCGTTTGGAAAGTCAGAGAAAGGAAATCGAAGACCAAGCTTTTCGCGAAGAAGAAGAGTAAAACTACTCATGATCTTGATATCCATGGAACTGGGAACTCCAA
- the LOC127079521 gene encoding uncharacterized mitochondrial protein AtMg00820-like: MIIVEAEPINLDQTMNNLNWLAAMKEELKAIEKNKTCELVEKLIKKSIDVKWLYKLKRRPNCEIAKHKAILVATGFLQTPGLDFDEVYVPVARPETIKIIVSTTAYRG, translated from the coding sequence ATGATAATTGTTGAAGCAGAACCAATCAATTTGGATCAAACCATGAATAATTTGAATTGGTTAGcagccatgaaagaagaactCAAGGCAATCGAGAAGAACAAGACATGTGAGCTTGTCGAAAAGTTAATCAAGAAGTCAATTGATGTGAAGTGGCTTTACAAGCTGAAACGAAGGCCAAACTGTGAAATTGCCAAGCATAAGGCAATACTAGTGGCAACGGGTTTTTTGCAAACACCAGGTCTTGATTTCGACGAAGTGTATGTACCTGTTGCAAGACCGGAGACAATAAAAATTATTGTGTCGACAACAGCATACAGAGGGTGA